In Cryptomeria japonica chromosome 10, Sugi_1.0, whole genome shotgun sequence, a genomic segment contains:
- the LOC131859637 gene encoding beta-glucosidase 12-like — MNSGKGWRALGVVCMWGFFLVTAQEEIKVLSRSGFPPGFIFGTASASYQYEGAAREGGKGPSIWDTFSHIPGTIADGSNGDVAVDQYHRYKEDVKMMKDMGMDAYRFSISWSRILPYGSVKGGINKVGVAYYNNLINELLKHDIKPFVTLFHWDLPQPLEDNYGGFLSENIVKDFEAYAELCFQEFGDRVKHWITLNEPYSYAYAGYDVGLIAPGRHSSSNGSSSTGNSATEPYIVGHNLLLSHAAAVRVYKSKYQAAQKGLIGITIVSHWFLPYSKSHSDHKAAQRAIDFMFGWYMDPITKGRYPTAMRQLVGERLPKFTVRQSTIVKGSFDFLGLNYYTALYAADVLTPPNPLNASYTLDSQSNLTAARNGMLIGPQAGSSWLHVYPRGIQELLKYIKRRYDNPLIFITENGIDEKNDDTLSLAQSLNDTWRINYHSKHLSLVQRAIRVGSNIQGYFAWSLLDNFEWVNGYTVRFGLHYIDYKNNLIRYPKASVYWFQKFLK; from the exons ATGAATAGTGGAAAGGGATGGAGAGCCTTGGGAGTGGTGTGTATGTGGGGGTTCTTTCTTGTAACAGCTCAGGAAGAGATAAAAGTACTGAGTAGAAGTGGGTTTCCACCTGGATTTATATTCGGTACAGCTTCTGCTTCTTATCAGTATGAAGGAGCTGCTAGGGAAGGAGGAAAAGGCCCAAGCATCTGGGATACTTTCTCCCATATCCCAG GGACAATCGCTGATGGGAGCAATGGGGATGTTGCTGTGGATCAGTACCACCGCTATAAG GAAGATGTGAAAATGATGAAGGATATGGGCATGGATGCATATAGGTTTTCTATTTCCTGGTCAAGGATATTACCGT ATGGTTCGGTCAAAGGTGGAATTAACAAAGTTGGAGTGGCCTACTACAACAATCTCATTAATGAACTCTTAAAACATG ATATCAAACCTTTCGTGACCCTGTTCCATTGGGACCTTCCGCAACCTCTGGAGGATAACTATGGAGGCTTTCTTAGCGAAAATATCGT GAAAGATTTTGAAGCTTACGCTGAACTGTGCTTTCAAGAGTTTGGCGATCGAGTGAAGCACTGGATTACATTAAACGAACCTTATTCCTACGCATATGCAGGATATGACGTTGGGCTAATCGCACCGGGCCGCCATTCCTCTTCTAATGGAAGTTCAAGCACAGGAAATTCGGCAACAGAGCCATATATTGTGGGGCATAATCTTCTCCTTTCTCATGCAGCTGCTGTGCGTGTATATAAGAGCAAGTATCAG GCGGCACAGAAGGGATTGATCGGAATTACAATAGTGAGCCACTGGTTTCTTCCCTATTCAAAATCACATTCTGACCACAAAGCCGCCCAAAGGGCCATAGATTTTATGTTTGGTTG GTATATGGATCCAATTACAAAAGGGAGATACCCCACAGCCATGAGACAGCTTGTTGGCGAGCGGTTACCCAAATTTACTGTCCGTCAATCTACCATTGTGAAAGGTTCATTTGATTTTCTGGGCTTAAATTATTACACAGCTCTCTACGCTGCTGATGTTTTAACGCCACCCAATCCCCTTAACGCGAGCTATACATTGGACTCTCAATCTAATCTAACAG CTGCGAGAAATGGTATGCTCATCGGACCACAGGCAGGATCGAGTTGGCTTCACGTGTATCCGCGTGGTATACAAGAGCTGTTGAAGTATATTAAACGCAGATATGACAATCCCCTCATTTTCATCACGGAAAATG gtATTGATGAAAAAAATGATGATACATTGTCATTGGCACAATCTCTTAATGATACTTGGCGAATTAATTATCACTCAAAGCATTTATCACTTGTTCAACGAGCAATAAG GGTTGGATCTAACATACAAGGTTACTTTGCATGGTCTTTGTTAGACAACTTCGAGTGGGTAAATGGCTATACAGTTCGATTTGGTCTTCATTACATAGATTATAAGAATAACTTAATTCGATATCCAAAAGCATCTGTTTATTGGTTtcaaaaattcttgaaataa